The following are from one region of the Carcharodon carcharias isolate sCarCar2 chromosome 27, sCarCar2.pri, whole genome shotgun sequence genome:
- the LOC121270187 gene encoding zinc finger protein 239-like — protein MEPKSTIHSGEKLWKCGDYENGFNYPSELEIHQRIHTEERPFTCSECGKGFTKSNYLRKHQRVHTGKRPFTCSECGKGFINSSDLLTHRRVHTGERPFICPKCGKGFAQSSTLLIHQRGHTGERPFTCSVCGKGFTCSSNLMRHQQIHTDKKPFKCTDCEKCYKSFEELMSHQRFHTDERPFRCSHCGAGFRQSCELTVHQRIHTGEKPFLCSECGKGFTQSSNLLRHQRVHTDERPFKCPDCEKCYKSSGELMRHQRVHTDVRPFRCSQCGTGFRQSSQLTVHQQAHTGARPFICSVCGKGFSQSSHLQKHQRVHSAERPFICFVCGKRFTRSSTLMSHQRVHKQLP, from the coding sequence ATGGAACCAAAAAGCACCATTCACTCTGGGGAAAAActatggaaatgtggggactatGAGAATGGATTCAATTACCCATCTGAGCTGGAAAttcaccagcgaattcacactgaggagaggccgttcacttgctccgagtgcgggaagggattcacaAAGTCAAACTACCTGCgaaaacaccagcgagttcacactgggaagaggccgttcacctgctccgagtgtgggaaggggttcatTAATTCATCTGACCTGCTGACACACCgaagagttcacactggggaaaggccgTTCATCTGCCccaaatgtgggaagggattcgctcaGTCATCCACCCTACTTATACACCAGCgaggtcacactggggagagaccgttcacctgctctgtgtgtgggaagggattcacttgttcATCAAACCTGATGagacaccagcaaattcacactgACAAGAAACCTTTCAAATGCACAGACTGTgagaagtgctataaaagttttgaggaactgatgtcccatcaacgttttcacactgacgagagaccgttcaggtgctctcactgtggggctGGGTTCAGGCAATCATGTgaactcactgtacaccagcgaattcacactggggagaaaccgttcctctgctccgagtgtgggaagggattcactcagtcatccaacctgctgaggcaccagcgagttcacactgatgagagaccttttaaatgcccagactgcgAAAAGTGCTATAAGAGTTCTGGGGAACTGATgcgccatcaacgtgttcacactgatgtgAGACCATTCAGATGCTCTCAATGTGGCACTGGGTTCAGGCAATCATCtcaactcactgtacaccagcaAGCTCACACTGGAGCGAGACCATTCATCTGTTccgtgtgtggaaagggattcagtcagtcatcccacctgcagaaacaccagcgagttcacagtgcGGAGAGACCATTTATCTGCTtcgtgtgtgggaagagattcactcggtcatccaccCTGATgagtcaccagcgagttcacaaacAATTACCGTGA